In [Clostridium] cellulosi, one genomic interval encodes:
- a CDS encoding putative membrane protein (Hypothetical protein) → MKRRISERITALLEYRTGLIDIPTLTQKFIATHFSFLLFTTIPGVFINTFFFRQDGKISTVALYNAISVFGLAIVMQLSSQISLKKSPVFILRIGVVLYNIFYIILLLLQGNAVKYTVLLGILSALANGFYWQSYNELVKITTSEKIFDRVVSLMGMVSSFVNLVVPLISGIIISTFGGQLGYNIIFAISFLFSLCTTFLATKLGDVKIVGVSNLSGTYRYVFSSKKVFGIFAAEFFRGIKNTAYPLFLNIIFFKMITNEAILGLNTTLCGLTAIFSFILAGRIIRPRNRLQCVLISSVISTIVSIPLLVYMKPLVLFILSIVNALVAAFLDNPSVGIFYTAFEKPIDGISFSQLLSTREVFFGAGRVVGLTMLVLLSRSSFMFAVFALIVNASTLLTWLLYKGSVEVKMD, encoded by the coding sequence ATGAAACGTCGAATTAGCGAAAGAATAACCGCTTTGCTGGAATATCGCACAGGACTTATAGACATTCCGACATTGACCCAAAAATTTATAGCAACTCACTTTAGCTTTTTGCTATTTACTACAATACCTGGTGTATTTATAAATACATTTTTCTTCCGTCAGGACGGTAAGATTTCAACGGTTGCACTATATAATGCAATAAGTGTTTTCGGCTTAGCAATTGTTATGCAGCTGTCTTCGCAGATTTCACTTAAAAAATCGCCTGTATTTATACTAAGAATCGGCGTTGTATTATATAATATATTTTACATAATACTGTTGCTGCTTCAGGGGAATGCAGTTAAATATACAGTCTTGCTCGGAATATTGAGCGCTCTTGCAAACGGCTTTTATTGGCAGAGTTATAATGAGTTAGTAAAGATTACTACAAGTGAAAAAATATTTGACAGAGTTGTTTCGCTGATGGGAATGGTAAGCTCATTTGTTAATTTAGTAGTGCCTTTAATATCAGGCATTATCATAAGCACTTTCGGCGGACAGCTTGGTTATAATATTATATTTGCAATTTCATTTTTGTTTTCACTATGTACAACATTTTTGGCAACAAAGCTTGGAGACGTGAAAATCGTTGGCGTTTCAAATCTATCAGGCACATATCGTTATGTATTTTCCAGCAAGAAAGTTTTCGGTATATTTGCCGCGGAATTTTTTCGCGGGATAAAAAATACTGCATATCCGTTATTTTTGAATATAATATTTTTCAAAATGATAACTAATGAGGCGATACTTGGTCTAAATACAACGCTTTGCGGACTTACAGCTATTTTCTCTTTTATCTTAGCGGGCAGAATAATCAGACCCCGTAACAGGTTGCAATGTGTCCTAATATCGTCGGTAATTTCGACAATTGTCTCGATTCCACTGCTGGTTTATATGAAACCTCTTGTACTTTTTATTCTTTCGATTGTGAATGCGCTTGTCGCCGCTTTTTTGGACAATCCGTCGGTAGGTATTTTTTACACTGCATTTGAGAAACCAATTGATGGTATTTCATTTTCGCAGCTTCTGTCCACGAGGGAAGTATTTTTTGGCGCGGGGAGAGTAGTAGGACTTACAATGCTTGTACTCCTTTCACGTTCTTCGTTTATGTTTGCAGTATTTGCTCTTATTGTAAACGCATCGACTTTGTTGACTTGGCTGCTTTATAAAGGCAGCGTAGAGGTAAAGATGGATTAA
- a CDS encoding hypothetical protein (High confidence in function and specificity), with translation MAHNLPNLTARLKLVKSFVREGRTVADIGTDHAYLPVYLVNSGICPHAVACDIREGPLKRAKMTAEEYNASGKIDFYLTDGLEGINETQADDIVIAGMGGELISEIILKCSWIKNPEKHLILQPMTAQEDLRAFLCENGFKIDKEAVALEKQGQKYYLVISAYYDGKKRCADPYFCYTGLLAEGGQNELVYLKQKANSLYKKANGLKKAKSRSELDEREAEQALYLADKIKALCETIKDREC, from the coding sequence TTGGCACATAATCTTCCAAATTTGACAGCACGTCTTAAACTTGTGAAGTCTTTTGTGCGTGAGGGCCGGACAGTTGCGGACATTGGAACCGATCATGCCTATCTTCCGGTGTATTTAGTGAATTCAGGCATATGTCCGCATGCCGTTGCCTGTGATATACGGGAAGGACCCCTAAAGCGTGCAAAAATGACGGCAGAAGAGTACAATGCTTCGGGAAAAATTGATTTTTATCTCACAGATGGTCTTGAAGGAATTAATGAGACTCAGGCCGACGACATTGTTATAGCCGGCATGGGCGGCGAACTGATTTCCGAAATAATTTTAAAATGCAGTTGGATTAAAAACCCCGAGAAGCATTTGATTTTACAACCGATGACTGCTCAGGAAGATTTGAGAGCATTTTTATGCGAAAATGGTTTTAAAATTGATAAAGAAGCTGTAGCACTGGAAAAGCAAGGCCAAAAGTATTATCTTGTGATTTCCGCATATTATGACGGCAAGAAAAGGTGCGCTGACCCTTATTTTTGCTATACTGGATTGCTCGCAGAGGGTGGACAAAACGAGCTGGTCTATCTCAAACAAAAGGCAAATTCACTTTATAAAAAGGCAAACGGGCTGAAAAAAGCAAAAAGCAGAAGTGAACTTGACGAGCGTGAGGCTGAACAAGCACTGTACCTTGCCGATAAAATAAAGGCACTATGTGAAACTATAAAAGACAGGGAGTGTTAA
- a CDS encoding hypothetical protein (High confidence in function and specificity) has protein sequence MTTVSEIYNYLCEIAPLWLAESYDNAGLLVGDPDSNVKKAVLSLDITEKIAQEAHDTGAQLVISHHPVIFNPVRRVMANGATSAIWNLAKMSLSAICMHTNLDAANGGVNDVLAEKLNLTDVKRLSDDKVMNFKKVVVFVPESHAEKVRKAMAEAGAGKLGEYDGCAFETHGNGYFRPLSGSNPFIGEVGKPEKVDEVRIEAICAPQDLKKVISEMLNAHPYEVPAYDIYEDESVCEKYGIGRIGRLKEPKLLREFGLFVKKALDAQCVKLTDAGKEAYCIAVCSGAVDEDIITKAAQAGADTLVTGEMKHHLYYFAQNMQINVVEAGHFTTETVILPVLMQKLEKRFPDVEFIIAKGNKEPYYVL, from the coding sequence ATGACAACAGTTTCTGAAATATATAACTATCTTTGCGAAATTGCGCCGTTGTGGCTCGCTGAGTCTTACGACAATGCGGGTCTGCTTGTGGGCGATCCAGATTCAAATGTTAAAAAAGCTGTCCTTTCACTTGATATTACTGAAAAAATTGCGCAAGAGGCGCATGATACCGGAGCTCAGCTTGTAATCAGTCATCATCCGGTAATATTCAACCCTGTAAGAAGGGTCATGGCAAATGGCGCGACCTCCGCTATCTGGAACCTTGCAAAAATGTCCCTTTCGGCTATCTGTATGCATACTAACCTTGATGCGGCGAACGGCGGGGTCAACGACGTTCTCGCTGAAAAGCTGAACCTGACCGATGTTAAAAGGCTAAGTGACGACAAGGTAATGAATTTCAAAAAAGTAGTAGTATTCGTTCCCGAAAGTCATGCCGAAAAGGTCAGAAAAGCAATGGCAGAGGCTGGAGCAGGAAAACTGGGCGAATATGACGGATGTGCATTTGAAACCCACGGGAACGGATATTTTCGGCCTCTTAGCGGTTCAAACCCGTTTATTGGAGAAGTGGGAAAACCGGAAAAAGTTGACGAGGTTCGTATTGAGGCAATTTGCGCTCCACAGGATTTAAAGAAAGTTATTTCTGAAATGCTCAATGCTCATCCGTACGAAGTACCGGCTTATGATATCTATGAAGATGAGTCTGTATGTGAAAAGTATGGTATAGGGCGTATTGGCAGGCTAAAGGAACCAAAATTGCTCAGGGAATTTGGTTTGTTTGTTAAAAAGGCATTAGATGCCCAATGTGTTAAGCTGACTGATGCAGGTAAAGAAGCATACTGTATAGCCGTATGCAGCGGCGCTGTAGATGAAGATATAATCACAAAAGCGGCTCAGGCTGGGGCAGACACACTGGTTACCGGCGAAATGAAACATCACCTTTACTATTTCGCTCAAAATATGCAGATAAATGTAGTTGAAGCCGGACATTTTACTACAGAGACGGTTATTTTGCCTGTACTCATGCAAAAACTCGAAAAAAGATTCCCGGACGTTGAGTTTATAATTGCAAAGGGTAATAAGGAACCGTATTATGTTTTGTAA
- a CDS encoding hypothetical protein (Family membership) yields MFEHNFSNTSNQNDIKKNRLTGISLLIVAVGTIIVFIPNYNAVTFIIALLAFIIIDFVLVYIILEKTQSFELDKIKEEAVPATIKMRRIITIAAFAVFLAILATALIIFAKPPVYTITDDSLVISTQYGRTINFSDIEDVKLKDSLPNKLRKRNGIDIKNILKGRFRADGENIDVFVDTSKSPFIYIYTKDGLTIINGQSSSETKTLFEKIKTAKTA; encoded by the coding sequence TTGTTTGAGCATAATTTTTCAAATACTTCTAATCAAAATGATATAAAGAAGAATAGATTAACAGGTATATCATTACTCATTGTTGCAGTTGGAACTATAATTGTATTTATTCCGAATTATAATGCTGTAACTTTTATAATTGCATTGCTGGCCTTCATTATCATTGACTTTGTTTTAGTTTATATCATATTAGAAAAAACCCAATCATTTGAATTAGATAAAATAAAAGAGGAAGCCGTTCCAGCTACAATTAAAATGAGAAGAATAATAACAATTGCGGCGTTTGCTGTATTTCTTGCAATCTTAGCTACAGCTTTAATAATTTTCGCTAAGCCACCAGTCTATACAATTACGGATGATTCACTTGTGATTTCCACTCAGTACGGCAGAACAATAAATTTTTCAGATATTGAAGATGTGAAATTAAAGGACAGTTTACCCAATAAGCTTAGAAAAAGAAATGGCATTGATATTAAAAACATTCTTAAAGGCAGATTTAGAGCAGACGGTGAGAATATAGATGTCTTTGTTGATACTTCGAAATCACCGTTTATCTACATTTATACAAAAGATGGACTGACAATAATAAATGGACAAAGTAGTTCTGAAACTAAAACATTGTTTGAAAAGATAAAGACTGCAAAAACGGCTTAA
- a CDS encoding fibronectin-binding A domain-containing protein (High confidence in function and specificity) has product MALDGVFLSFLGSEISSALDGARVDRIHQPEKDEIDIVFRKRQGSAKLLLSANANSPRVHLTEINKENPMSPPMFCMLLRKHLSGAKFSGVRQPGFERILFIDFLSRNELGDEVIRTIAIEIMGRYSNIILIDENGRILDAIKHVDETMSRERQILPGLNYELPPKQNKLNILETPSDAIAAIIRNGRNNELQKTLLQTLQGVSPIVCRELSWKLTGDATAHTGDLAPEDYKKLSEILDKFRLDISNKNGVPFMVINPSTKKPMDFSFMQVRQYGDAANTATFDSYSKLLDAFYTERDSIQRMNQRSHDTVNVINSCIGRIQRKLLNQRTELERSKGREQLRIYGDIISANLYRLKKGLTSVSLPNFYEEGEPEITIKLDPALSPSQNAQKYYHEYRKASAAEKYLKEQIEAGEAELMYLESVLDELSRVQNESGLNEIRQELVEQGYLKNHGGKNSAKHTKESAPWHFKSDDGFDIFVGRNNRQNDRLTLKTASKNDIWLHTRNIPGAHVIVISNGKDVPDSTLTQAAILAAVHSKAKDSAQVPVDYTLARYVKKPNGAKPGMVIYENFKTAFVSPDPTLAERLKAE; this is encoded by the coding sequence ATGGCGCTTGACGGTGTTTTTTTATCATTTCTCGGGTCTGAGATAAGCTCGGCGCTCGACGGTGCGCGGGTAGACAGGATACACCAACCCGAGAAAGATGAGATAGATATTGTTTTCAGAAAACGGCAGGGAAGTGCGAAACTACTTTTATCTGCAAATGCAAATTCTCCGCGCGTACACCTGACCGAAATAAATAAGGAAAACCCGATGTCTCCGCCGATGTTCTGTATGCTTTTGAGGAAGCACTTATCTGGTGCAAAATTCTCGGGCGTGAGGCAGCCAGGGTTCGAGCGTATACTTTTTATTGACTTTTTATCCCGTAACGAGTTGGGAGATGAAGTTATTCGTACAATTGCCATTGAAATAATGGGCAGGTACAGCAACATTATCCTGATTGATGAGAACGGGCGAATACTTGATGCAATAAAGCATGTAGACGAAACGATGTCGCGTGAGCGGCAAATCCTTCCGGGATTAAATTATGAATTGCCACCTAAGCAAAACAAACTAAATATACTTGAAACTCCGTCAGATGCAATTGCGGCTATTATTCGAAATGGAAGAAACAACGAATTGCAAAAAACGTTGCTTCAGACACTGCAGGGTGTATCACCGATTGTCTGCCGGGAACTTTCTTGGAAATTAACGGGCGATGCAACCGCCCATACAGGCGACCTTGCGCCTGAAGATTATAAAAAATTGTCTGAAATACTTGATAAGTTCCGGTTGGATATCTCAAATAAAAACGGCGTCCCATTTATGGTCATAAACCCATCAACTAAAAAACCGATGGATTTCTCATTCATGCAAGTTAGACAGTACGGAGACGCAGCGAACACTGCAACTTTTGATTCATACTCAAAGCTGCTCGACGCATTTTATACGGAGAGAGACTCCATTCAGCGAATGAACCAGCGTTCGCATGACACGGTTAACGTAATAAATTCATGTATTGGAAGGATTCAGCGAAAGCTGTTAAATCAGAGAACTGAACTTGAGCGAAGCAAGGGACGGGAACAGTTACGTATATATGGCGATATAATTTCAGCGAATCTTTACAGGCTCAAAAAAGGCCTTACGTCAGTAAGTCTCCCAAACTTTTATGAAGAGGGTGAACCCGAGATTACGATTAAGCTCGACCCTGCGCTGTCACCGTCTCAAAACGCCCAGAAATATTATCATGAGTATCGTAAGGCGTCGGCGGCTGAAAAATACCTTAAGGAGCAGATTGAAGCCGGCGAAGCGGAACTTATGTATCTTGAGTCGGTACTCGATGAGCTATCGAGGGTTCAGAACGAAAGCGGGCTTAATGAAATCCGGCAGGAACTTGTTGAACAAGGTTATCTCAAAAATCATGGCGGCAAGAACAGCGCAAAGCATACCAAAGAAAGCGCACCATGGCACTTTAAGTCTGATGATGGTTTTGATATTTTCGTCGGGCGTAATAACCGCCAGAATGACAGGCTTACATTGAAAACAGCGTCAAAAAATGATATTTGGTTGCATACGCGCAATATACCCGGGGCCCATGTAATCGTGATTTCCAACGGCAAAGATGTGCCGGATTCGACGCTAACGCAGGCAGCAATATTGGCCGCGGTGCACAGTAAGGCGAAAGATTCAGCACAAGTACCGGTTGACTATACACTTGCGAGGTATGTAAAAAAGCCTAACGGGGCAAAGCCCGGTATGGTTATATATGAAAATTTCAAAACAGCATTTGTAAGCCCCGACCCAACCCTTGCCGAGAGACTTAAAGCAGAATAA
- a CDS encoding hypothetical protein (Family membership): MEIQHVEMDRISDQNSRTTVSPLQGYAPHASGGKSAMSKNGQGDTFIMDNTRQYIRQLCSNGNVMQHIDEILNSGIEPDCLRAELAFRASRGEKPACEIIISYLSGNFKQAEEQTNLLLSSEQGEKLKEFLIFSDYFAGRFERACQAAQDCPALNYSPFLCYTYAEMLLSLGYIELAREYTRKYVVLAKKYLKNFVSEKEKYDEQKKRREQNSRRNKQDKNKSGRNEGNRGEKNSAQTLDSNEGEQSPALYTSLKDLLSRRRILITTLKTRNLNIDKKPLLFELEDIDAKIASMNGKNRLRGL; the protein is encoded by the coding sequence GTGGAAATACAGCATGTAGAAATGGACCGTATAAGCGACCAGAATAGCAGGACAACTGTATCGCCGCTTCAGGGGTATGCTCCACATGCAAGCGGCGGAAAGTCTGCAATGTCGAAAAACGGGCAAGGTGACACATTTATCATGGACAATACCCGCCAGTATATACGTCAGCTTTGTAGTAACGGCAATGTAATGCAACATATTGATGAAATATTAAATTCAGGCATAGAACCCGACTGTCTCAGAGCAGAGCTTGCTTTCAGAGCCTCGCGCGGAGAAAAGCCTGCCTGTGAAATAATAATAAGTTACTTGTCGGGGAATTTTAAACAAGCAGAAGAACAAACAAATTTATTGTTATCAAGTGAACAAGGTGAAAAGCTAAAAGAGTTCCTTATTTTTTCAGATTATTTTGCCGGGCGTTTTGAAAGAGCGTGTCAGGCCGCGCAAGATTGCCCTGCACTCAATTATTCGCCGTTTCTTTGCTACACCTATGCAGAAATGCTGCTCAGCCTCGGATACATTGAACTTGCCAGGGAATATACAAGAAAGTATGTAGTGCTGGCGAAAAAATATCTAAAGAATTTCGTATCAGAAAAAGAAAAGTACGACGAACAAAAAAAGCGCCGTGAACAGAATTCAAGGCGCAATAAACAAGATAAAAACAAAAGCGGCAGAAATGAGGGCAACCGCGGTGAAAAAAATAGCGCTCAGACACTGGATTCCAACGAGGGAGAACAAAGTCCAGCTCTTTATACATCACTCAAAGACCTGCTTTCAAGAAGGCGTATTCTTATTACAACTTTAAAAACCCGCAATTTAAATATTGATAAAAAACCTCTCCTGTTTGAACTTGAAGATATCGATGCAAAGATTGCGTCAATGAACGGCAAAAACAGGTTACGTGGCCTATAG
- the fabG1 gene encoding 3-oxoacyl-[acyl-carrier-protein] reductase FabG (High confidence in function and specificity) yields MSKVVLITGASRGIGQEAAKLFARNGYKTAINYYKSENEALELAKTLNSEGLCASVFRCDVSDLKQVQDMVSDCESELGPIDVLINNAGIAQQKLFTDLTAEDWDRMFSVDVKGVFNCCRCVLPSMIRRHSGKIINVSSIWGICGASCEVHYSAAKAAVIGLTKALAKEVGPSNIQVNCVAPGIIDTQMNSALSDEEKAALCDETPLGRFGTPQDIAQTMLFLASPAADFITGQVISPNGGFVI; encoded by the coding sequence ATGAGTAAAGTAGTACTGATTACAGGAGCGTCCCGCGGTATCGGGCAGGAAGCCGCTAAACTTTTTGCAAGAAATGGCTATAAAACAGCCATTAATTATTATAAATCCGAAAACGAAGCCTTGGAACTTGCGAAAACTCTTAACTCTGAAGGACTTTGTGCATCTGTCTTTAGATGTGATGTTTCAGATCTAAAGCAAGTACAAGACATGGTATCAGACTGCGAATCAGAACTGGGTCCGATTGACGTATTAATTAACAACGCTGGTATCGCACAGCAAAAGCTATTTACTGATTTGACGGCTGAGGATTGGGACCGTATGTTCTCAGTAGATGTAAAAGGAGTATTTAACTGCTGCCGCTGTGTTTTGCCGTCAATGATAAGACGTCATTCAGGAAAAATCATCAATGTTTCATCAATTTGGGGAATTTGCGGCGCTTCATGTGAAGTACATTATTCAGCTGCAAAAGCCGCTGTAATAGGGCTTACCAAAGCGCTTGCCAAAGAGGTAGGGCCGTCAAACATTCAAGTAAATTGTGTTGCGCCCGGCATTATAGATACACAAATGAACAGTGCGTTATCTGATGAAGAAAAAGCCGCTCTGTGCGATGAAACTCCGCTCGGCAGATTTGGAACTCCCCAAGATATTGCGCAGACAATGCTTTTCCTCGCTTCCCCTGCCGCAGATTTTATAACAGGTCAGGTGATAAGCCCCAACGGAGGTTTTGTGATTTAA
- a CDS encoding hypothetical protein (Family membership) codes for MANRFLSHASAKNNQDDDLLLMQKSALSDVSKVNNDEKQDSYYQQDEVFKEPKASKEPEEESVIQKGVVITGSVSSITSMFIYGTVKGDVTCENDVTVDGIVEGNVKAANVRLLSGSINGDVESRNEMSIIKGAAVTGNIKAGVLECDGKIEGNSAVDGLVEIKENANINGDITCESIIICKGASINGNFQTKANNQTSKSNVLPKEKENENKKTDTKTDIKLDSINLEKYI; via the coding sequence ATGGCAAATCGATTTTTATCCCATGCCTCGGCCAAAAATAATCAGGACGATGATTTGCTGCTAATGCAAAAATCAGCATTATCTGATGTCTCGAAAGTAAACAATGATGAAAAGCAAGACTCATATTATCAGCAAGATGAGGTATTCAAAGAACCTAAGGCATCGAAAGAACCTGAGGAAGAGTCAGTTATTCAAAAAGGCGTTGTGATTACAGGCTCGGTATCCTCAATAACATCAATGTTTATTTATGGAACTGTAAAAGGCGATGTGACTTGTGAAAATGATGTAACTGTTGACGGAATTGTCGAAGGTAATGTAAAAGCAGCTAATGTGCGCCTGCTCAGCGGAAGCATTAATGGCGATGTTGAAAGCCGCAATGAAATGTCAATTATAAAAGGAGCGGCTGTAACAGGTAATATTAAGGCTGGAGTTCTTGAATGTGACGGGAAAATAGAAGGCAATTCCGCTGTCGACGGCCTTGTAGAGATAAAAGAAAACGCAAATATTAATGGCGATATAACTTGCGAAAGTATAATAATTTGTAAGGGCGCTTCTATTAATGGAAACTTCCAGACAAAAGCAAATAATCAAACAAGCAAGTCTAATGTTTTGCCAAAAGAAAAAGAAAATGAGAATAAGAAAACGGATACCAAGACGGATATCAAACTGGATTCAATAAACCTCGAAAAATATATCTGA
- a CDS encoding ABC transporter (High confidence in function and specificity) has product MSARKNYPIKNKLPNRRHGGPGAALGRPVEKAKDFKGTVKRLISYLRPHTLKLIIVLVFAVVSTIFTIRSPKIMGDATNQLTDGFIAKSTVNAVSDIQKKVVPELKKQFEKMDEAEKKAVDEAKAKVKEEFDKKIAEKKQQAYNIAIAKANEAIEKKFNETMAQKKQAAYAEAKQKADAMIEQKFASLKQDAYNKAIAEADQKAKNIVDEQFKKNFPGVSDFSNIPGYADALNQAKAEAEETAKQAVDKQFAAQIASAKSAAESNAIKMVDDQFAKQQSKIAAQLSNAKKQAETKAKEAVDAEFAKQQSTMDEQLAKAQDEAVKKVKDSVKKAMLEKGNLTSEQLDAMQEIISLPNVKDIKDNNKKADTIQKLIDLSKKLPQSKNNSMKISKTDMDKGIADVRKYGGAIPFDAIAKTLLILVLIYFLSSLFQFLMQYIMSDVAQKTVYDMRKELQHKLSRLPLRYFDSHSNGDTLSRMTNDIDTISATLQQSLTQLITAVLQLIGYVYMMLTISWQLTLIVMATLPLYIIATTIIAKRSQKYYAKQQNRLGALSGHTEEMFTGHIVVKAFGREPDSIKTFKEINNELYSVGWKAQFISGIMMPLMNFIGNVGYVLIAVVGGVFVTKNMLGLGDIIAFISYSKSFSMPIIQTANIANIIQSTVACAERVFELLDEKEEIPDKSDAKIIENPQGNIEFKHVQFSYSKDKPLIEDMNLEIKRGETIAIVGPTGAGKTTLVNLLMRFYEINGGSITFDGVDIRDINRGELRKMFGMVLQDTWLFNGTIRENIAYGKEDATEEEIVAAAKAAHADRFIRSLPDGYDTVLNEEASNISQGQKQLLTIARALLADPAVLILDEATSNVDTRTELLIQKAMGKLMEGRTNFVIAHRLSTIKDAKLILVMNHGSIIEKGTHKELLAKGGFYADLYNSQFAGNSI; this is encoded by the coding sequence ATGAGTGCAAGAAAGAATTACCCAATAAAAAATAAACTACCGAACCGCAGGCATGGAGGCCCTGGTGCTGCACTCGGAAGGCCAGTTGAAAAAGCCAAGGATTTTAAAGGTACAGTTAAAAGGTTAATATCTTATTTGCGACCGCACACTCTGAAACTTATTATCGTTCTTGTCTTTGCGGTTGTAAGCACAATCTTTACGATTCGCTCCCCGAAAATCATGGGCGACGCAACTAACCAGCTGACCGATGGTTTTATTGCCAAATCGACTGTTAATGCGGTTTCGGACATTCAGAAAAAAGTTGTGCCCGAGCTCAAAAAACAGTTCGAGAAGATGGATGAAGCCGAAAAGAAGGCTGTAGATGAAGCTAAGGCAAAGGTTAAGGAAGAGTTTGATAAGAAAATTGCCGAAAAGAAACAGCAGGCTTATAATATAGCAATAGCAAAAGCTAATGAAGCTATTGAAAAGAAATTCAACGAAACAATGGCTCAAAAAAAGCAGGCAGCTTATGCGGAGGCAAAGCAAAAAGCCGACGCTATGATTGAGCAGAAATTTGCATCATTGAAACAGGATGCTTATAACAAAGCAATAGCTGAAGCAGACCAAAAAGCTAAAAATATCGTTGACGAACAATTTAAGAAAAATTTCCCCGGCGTTTCTGACTTTAGCAATATTCCTGGTTATGCCGATGCCTTAAATCAGGCTAAGGCTGAAGCCGAGGAAACCGCAAAACAAGCTGTTGATAAGCAATTCGCTGCGCAGATCGCTTCCGCCAAATCAGCTGCTGAGAGCAATGCCATTAAAATGGTAGACGATCAGTTTGCAAAACAGCAATCTAAAATAGCTGCCCAATTATCCAACGCGAAAAAGCAGGCAGAAACTAAGGCGAAGGAAGCCGTTGACGCGGAGTTCGCAAAACAGCAGAGTACAATGGATGAACAGCTTGCAAAAGCTCAAGATGAAGCAGTCAAAAAGGTTAAAGACTCCGTAAAGAAGGCTATGCTGGAAAAAGGCAATTTGACCTCCGAGCAGCTTGACGCCATGCAAGAGATTATCTCCCTTCCCAACGTCAAAGATATCAAGGATAACAACAAAAAAGCTGATACAATTCAAAAGCTCATCGACCTTAGCAAGAAACTGCCCCAGTCAAAGAACAATAGCATGAAAATATCTAAGACAGATATGGATAAAGGCATAGCCGATGTCCGCAAGTACGGCGGTGCAATCCCATTTGATGCTATTGCTAAAACACTACTTATTCTCGTCCTTATCTATTTCTTGAGCTCGCTGTTCCAGTTCCTCATGCAGTACATCATGTCAGACGTTGCCCAAAAGACTGTCTACGATATGCGAAAAGAACTGCAGCACAAACTGTCTCGATTGCCTCTGCGGTATTTTGACTCACATTCGAATGGCGACACTTTGAGCCGTATGACGAACGATATAGATACTATTTCCGCAACGCTGCAGCAAAGCTTAACTCAGCTCATTACTGCTGTTCTCCAGCTTATCGGATATGTCTATATGATGCTGACAATCAGTTGGCAGCTAACTCTCATTGTCATGGCTACGCTGCCGCTTTATATCATTGCTACGACAATAATAGCAAAGCGTTCCCAGAAGTATTACGCAAAGCAGCAAAACCGTCTTGGTGCACTCAGCGGACATACAGAGGAGATGTTTACCGGCCATATTGTTGTCAAAGCATTTGGACGCGAACCTGATTCAATCAAAACTTTCAAGGAAATTAACAACGAACTCTATAGCGTTGGTTGGAAAGCTCAGTTTATTTCGGGTATTATGATGCCCCTAATGAACTTTATCGGAAACGTTGGATATGTTCTTATTGCAGTTGTCGGCGGTGTCTTTGTCACTAAAAATATGCTGGGACTTGGCGATATCATCGCTTTTATATCCTATTCAAAATCCTTCTCTATGCCGATTATCCAGACAGCAAACATTGCCAATATAATTCAGTCTACAGTTGCTTGCGCCGAACGTGTATTCGAACTCCTTGATGAAAAAGAAGAAATACCGGACAAGAGTGATGCAAAAATCATTGAAAACCCGCAGGGTAACATTGAATTCAAACATGTACAATTTAGCTATAGCAAAGATAAGCCGCTTATTGAAGATATGAACCTTGAAATCAAACGCGGTGAAACTATAGCGATTGTCGGACCTACCGGCGCCGGCAAAACAACGCTTGTTAATCTGCTCATGAGGTTCTATGAGATAAATGGCGGTTCAATCACATTCGACGGCGTCGACATAAGGGATATTAACCGCGGAGAGCTCAGAAAAATGTTCGGCATGGTGCTGCAAGATACTTGGCTGTTCAACGGCACAATCCGTGAAAACATTGCCTATGGCAAAGAAGATGCCACCGAGGAAGAAATCGTGGCAGCGGCAAAGGCAGCACATGCTGACCGGTTTATTCGTAGTTTGCCAGATGGTTACGACACAGTTCTCAACGAGGAAGCCTCAAATATTTCACAAGGTCAGAAACAGCTACTGACAATTGCAAGAGCGCTGCTCGCCGATCCAGCAGTTCTAATTCTTGACGAGGCCACAAGCAACGTTGATACAAGAACAGAGCTGCTCATACAAAAGGCCATGGGCAAGCTGATGGAAGGCAGAACAAACTTTGTCATTGCCCACAGACTTTCAACTATCAAAGATGCAAAGCTCATTCTTGTTATGAATCACGGTTCTATTATCGAAAAAGGCACTCATAAAGAGCTTCTCGCAAAAGGCGGTTTCTATGCTGACTTATATAACAGCCAGTTTGCAGGCAACTCAATCTAA